The Streptomyces rimosus genomic interval CCGGTCTGGTACCTGGTTCCGGACGGCGTCGTGCGCTACATCGACAAGCGCGACCTGTACCGCGAGGACCCGGCCGGCCACGACGGCCGTTGACATCCGCTGACGACGGCCGCCGACGACGACCGCCGACGGGGCTCACGGAAAGGGGCACCGGTGAACGACCGACAGGACCCGTACGTGCCGCAGGACCCGTATGCCCACCAGGAGCAGCAGGGACAGCAAGCGCAGCAGCAGGGCCGGCCGTACGCCTATGACGCCTACGGGCGGCCGGTCTACCAGGAGGCGCCGCAGCAGGTCGCGTACGACCAGTACGGGCAGCCGGTGGGCTACGACCCGTATGGCGGACAGGCTCCGTACGACCCTTATGGCCAGCAGCAGCACGGCGGGCAGCAGGGGCCGGAACAGCCCGGCGCGGGGCACCAGGGATACGGCTACGACCCGTACGGCCACCAGCAGGCGCCCCAGGAGCAGTACGGCCAGCAGTACGACCCGTACGGCAACCCCCAGCAGGCTCAGCAGCAACAGCAGCAGCAGGGGTGGATTCCGCAGCAGTCGGCGCAGCCGTCGTACGAGCAGGTCTCCTACCAGGAGCCGGAGCAGCAGCAGTACGGACAGCCCGCCCAGCAGCCTGCTCAGCAGCCCGTCCAGTCGCACGCCCAGCCGCCCGCCCAGGAGACCGGTGACCGGGCGCCGCGCGGCCGGACGGCGGACACCGCGGACCGGGCGGCGTCCCCGGGCCCCGACGGCGCCCCGGACTACCGCACCGAGCAGTTCTCGTTCATAGAGGAGCCGGCCGAGGACTCGGAAGACGTCATCGACTGGCTCAAGTTCACCGAGAGCCGCACCGAGCGGCGCGAGGAGGCCAAGCGGCGCGGGCGCAGCCGCAAGGTCATGCTGATAGTGCTGCTGGTCCTGCTGCTCGTCGGCGGCGTCGGCTACCTGTGGTGGGCGGGCAAACTGCCCGGCCTCTCGGGTGCCGGGGCGGGCAAGGAAGGCGGGGCGGCCGGACAGAAGCGCGACGTGCTCGTCGTGCACCTGAAGGACCCGAAGGGCAACAGCAGCACCGCGCTCCTGGTGGACAACGAGGGCGCCCACAAGGGCACCACCGTCCTGCTGCCCAACAATCTCGCGGTCTCCACCGAGGACGGCGGGTCCACGACCCTGGCCAAGTCCGTCAAGGACCAGGGCATCGACACCACCAGGGAGGCCCTGAACACCCTCTTCGGCGCCGACATCAAGGCCAGCTGGCGGCTGGACACCCCGTACCTGGAGAACCTGGTCGAGACGACCGGCGGCATCACGGTGGACACCGACGCCACCGTGCCCGGCGCCAAGAAGGGCGACAACCCGCTGGTCAAGCAGGGCAAGGCGCAGGAGCTGAACGGCCAGGCGGCCGTCGCGTACGCCACCTACCAGGCGCCCGGCGAGCCGCAGACCAAGCAGCTGGAGCGCTTCGGACAGGTGATGCAGGCCACTCTGAAGAAGGTCTCCAGCGACGCGGACGGCGCGACGGCCACCGTGAAGTCGCTCCTGCAGATCCTGGACCCGCCGCTCACCGAGGCGGAGCTGGGCAGCTCGCTGGCCCAGCGGGCCGAGCTGGCGAAGTCCGGCGCCTACGGGACCACCCTGCTGCCGGTGCAGCCGGACGGCACGCTCAGCAAGCAGGCGGCGGACGGCGTGGTCAAGGAGGTGCTCGGTGGCACCCTCAAGAAGGCCGACCCCACCGCCACCGCACGGATCAGCGTCCAGAACGCCACCGGCAAGAAGGAAGCGACCGACAAGGCGCGGATCGCCCTGGTCAACGGCGGCTACTCGTTCGTCGACGGCGGTACGGCGGCGGCGAAGCCCGCCTCCGAGGTGACGTACGCGGACGCCGCCCAGAAGACGAAGGCCGAGGAGGCCGCCAAGACGCTGGGCCTGCCGGCCGGCGCGGTCAAGCAGGGCAAGGCCGCCCCGAACGCGGACGTGATGATCGTCCTGGGGCAGGACTACAAGGGCTGAGGGGCCGGGCGGGGCGCGGCACGGGCCGACGGGCCCGGCCGCCCCGGCCCGGCCGGGCCCCGTACGAGGGCGGTGCCCCGGCACCGGGCCCCCGCCCGTAAAGTCCGGCGGGAGTGTCGGCGGTCCGTGAGACCCTTGGTGGGTACCTGACCACCGATCCCGAAAGCTGGATTGTGACCGCCACCGACCGCTCCATCGAGCTCATCCAGGCCGCCGCACAGGCGGCCGCCGACAAGCTCGCGCA includes:
- a CDS encoding LCP family protein, which translates into the protein MNDRQDPYVPQDPYAHQEQQGQQAQQQGRPYAYDAYGRPVYQEAPQQVAYDQYGQPVGYDPYGGQAPYDPYGQQQHGGQQGPEQPGAGHQGYGYDPYGHQQAPQEQYGQQYDPYGNPQQAQQQQQQQGWIPQQSAQPSYEQVSYQEPEQQQYGQPAQQPAQQPVQSHAQPPAQETGDRAPRGRTADTADRAASPGPDGAPDYRTEQFSFIEEPAEDSEDVIDWLKFTESRTERREEAKRRGRSRKVMLIVLLVLLLVGGVGYLWWAGKLPGLSGAGAGKEGGAAGQKRDVLVVHLKDPKGNSSTALLVDNEGAHKGTTVLLPNNLAVSTEDGGSTTLAKSVKDQGIDTTREALNTLFGADIKASWRLDTPYLENLVETTGGITVDTDATVPGAKKGDNPLVKQGKAQELNGQAAVAYATYQAPGEPQTKQLERFGQVMQATLKKVSSDADGATATVKSLLQILDPPLTEAELGSSLAQRAELAKSGAYGTTLLPVQPDGTLSKQAADGVVKEVLGGTLKKADPTATARISVQNATGKKEATDKARIALVNGGYSFVDGGTAAAKPASEVTYADAAQKTKAEEAAKTLGLPAGAVKQGKAAPNADVMIVLGQDYKG